TACCCAAATCAATTACTTGTAAGTATTGACATGATGCAAGCCCTGATGGAAACCGGCCGGAAAATTTGTTATCAGCTAGCGAAATAATTTGCAACATTGGGAGGCTGAAAGTTTGATTGTTTGGAAACATTCCTGTTAGGTTACCAGTGCCTGTGAGTGCCATGACTTGCAGCCTAGACATGTTGAACATGGCTTGTGGCATCAGTCCCGAAAGTTGATTATTCTGTAGTATCAAGTGCTCAGGAATGGATAGGGATCCAACGTTGTGTGGTATAGGACCTGACAGGCTGTTATTTCCGAAATTGATGAAAATCAAGGAAGGGGTGTTGTTGAACAAATACTGTGGTATTTGGCCACTCAATTCATTCGTCGTTAGACTAATTTTCCTAAGGTTGTGCATACGCAGCAGCATCTCTGGAGGGATCTGGTCTGAGAGTTGGTTCAGTGCTAGATTAAGGACCTCAAGCCGTGTGAGGTTCCCTAGAGCACTAGGTATGGCATCTGAGAGGCTATTTCCTTGAAGGCTGAGAAACCTAAGACGATGTAGCCTACCAAGTTCGGCTGGAATGGAGCCCGTGAGATTGGTGTTGGTGAGGttgaagaaggagaggaaagAGAGGTTACCGACATGAGGTGCCACGGATCCAACGAGAGGCATGTTGGACAAGGATATGGCGGTCACTCGTCGCCTTCGTCGGCTGCACGAGACGCCGACCCAACGACAGAAAGACGTGCCGGTAGTCCAGTTGCTGGCAAGGACGCCGAGAGGGTCGGCGAGCTGGGCTTTGAAAGCCAGCAGCGCAGTGAGGTCGGTGTCGCTGCCATTAGCGTTGGTCggacttggagaagaagaagaagaagaagaagaagaagaagcagcagctgaGACGGCAAAGAACAGTACAAGTAAGAAGATGTAAAAAGGAGCATAGGATGATGATGGAATGGCCATTGAGCTGGGAGCGGCTGGCTGTTTTACTTGTGTGTGCACTTAATTGGCAGCGAGAGTAGAGGTGCAATTTATAGTGCCACCCAGCGATACGGTTTTCTCAAATCAGTCAAACACTCCAACATGCACTCAAATTTCCAAATCATGCTAGTAGTGGAGCAAAGTCTGAGTGGATGGACATGGAAACTTTCTATACTACATATCACTCAAATTTTTTGCTAATGGGTTAGGCAGCTGCCTACTTGGCTAATAATTGCCATTGCCGGCACTCCCAAAAGTCGCCGGCAACTTCGTCTCGTCACCCTTAATAACCATTTCAGAGAGCTCGCCGGCAATTTTTGGTGGGTTAGACCCGCgagcaaattaattaaatccTTCTTGTCCATCATTAAGGCAGGAATTAATAGAATCCATTGCATGCGTTGCCTTAAAGTTCATATGCCTCAGGCAGAATCCATTGCCTGCGTTGGCTAGATTTAATTTAATACTATGTACCATAAGCCGATTTATATATGAATGCAAATGTGCAAGAagcaattattattttccaaaATATATGACAAGATGAAGGCTAGGTTGCGTGCCTGAAGACGTCTCAGCCACAAAGCTCCGGCGTGAAGGCCAGTCTACCGGCACCGATGTCGAAGGTGAACCGCGTGTTCACCTGCTGCGCGGCGCCGATCACCATCCGGTGTTGGCCCCGGCCGACCTCCAGGAAGCACGCCGTCAAGCTGCCACGCACCTCGAACAGCTGCTCCACCGTGAACCACAGCTCGGCGCCGTCCTCGAAGTGGAACACCATGCTGGGGAGCCGCGCCCGCACCGACCGGTTAATCCGGTCGAAGCAGAGCGGCCCCTTCACCCGGTTCGACCCGAGATCCTTCATGTGTGCCACCAGTGCGTGCTCCACGGCAAGGTACGCCGGTTCTGCGATCGTCGTGATGGTCTCTGCCGGGTTAATGCTGCAGCCGTGGCCTGCGGCGAAGACGTGTTGGTCGATGTCGAGACGCTTGTTCCCGAGGCTGATGCCGACGAGGCTGAGGTAGTAGCCTGGAGCCTTGGGCCCGGGGTGTACCGCGAGGGTGGTCGTGTGGGCGCCGGGCGGAGTGCTTGGGACGTCGGCACCGAGCCGGAGGAATGTGTGGGGGTTGCGCTGGGTGGGCTTGGGGAGGCAGTAGGAGAACCTcccgccgcggcgcgcgccaAGCTGCATCGGGAGCGAGAGAGGCGAGGGGCTCAATGAGAGCACCCCGCCGAGGGTACCGCCGTTCTGGAACCCGGTGATCGAGTGTGCGCAGCCAAACACGACACCAGAGATAGACTCCGTGGCTGCACCGGACCCGCCGTTGCCTAGGTGGAAGGTGTCTCGTGAGAGGTACCCGGTGGCGGACGAGAAGGCGAAGGCGCAGCCATTGACCGTGTGGAGGCGGTGGAATGGCGGGACGCGATGCTGACGGCAAGAAGAGGCCACCGACTTGCGGTGGTGATGGGCGACATGGCTCACACATCAACCATGATGTGCTAGCGGTGGTGTCGAGCGCGAGGACCTTCTTCCTGGTGCCTGCCCCGGTGCCGATCGACACGGACACGCCGTAGATGAACTGGGACGATGTCGAGATCGGCAGGCGCAGGTCCTCGGTGGAGAAGGAAGAGCTATTATCGGCGTTCCCATCAGGGGCCACTTGGCTAAGGGCGACAAGTTGGAAGCTCAGGCCGGTCACATTGCCCGACTGCACCCCTGCCATGGCAAAGCTCAAGAAGAGCACTTGGAGAACAAGAGTAGGAAGTAACTTGAACATTGTTGCTTAGGAACTCAAACATATGCTGCCCCAAATCTTAATttgcttcttattcttttatTGATCTGCTAGCACCCTTTTATATTGTGTATTCTGACTTCTTGTGCACATGTTTTTGCATATCGCCAGCATTAATTAACATGAAGATGTTCCGAAGGATATGGTTATCCTGGCAAtggatttctttcttttatataTCCTGGCAAAATTTAATGCAGCGACTTCAATCTAAAGAACACATGCATTTATCATCTCAATAAGAACACATTTATTAAGGATTATCACTATCAGTTCTCCGTATGTGGTTGTTGCAGACTTACAGTGTACAGTGTGACTCTTGTTTTCACGGAAAAAATATAGATATAGGTGTTGATTGGATTTTGAGATAGCCCAGGTGAATAACAAGATATAGTTAAATTTCCAAGGCCACAACCAAAATCAGAATGTGTATAGATTTCGATATTCGAGCAACCTAACCTTTCCAAACCATGCAGCATCACAAATTACAACAGAGCAGTCGATCATCTCCACAGGTTCAATCTGCATTAGCATAGTAAGTTACATCCTATACAGATAGAAAAATGTTCCCTGAGAAGTTCAGATGTCCAGTATGATATGACGATATTCTTAGTTAAAATAACTAAACGGGAACTTATCAAATCGGCATAATGTTGTTCTAGGAGGAAATATTCAGACAATTATGCCAAGTTTGGCTGCCTGATACTACCCAGAAACTATACAGGTAGGCCGTGTATGAGTTACAATATGCAGAAATATTCAGATAAGATGCCCATTGTTGTTGCACCTCTATGCTAAATGTGATATGCATCTTGTTTCGCAGATATCTCAGCGCATAGAAACGCAGACACCACTGTACCTGGAGCATGCCCAGTTCTTGCAAAACATAGCACTGGTTACCACTCTGCACCATCCGTTTGACAGGCAAAAATCTCATCCCATTTGTTTCTCCTGGCAGGACTTCATTTGGAAACAATTAGAAATAAGATAGATTGCACAGATTACattggttttttttagggaaattgGTGTTTTTTATGTGTGCTTTATTAGAATTTTTAGTCTTGGCCTCACCTAGAGTTGGATGTGTGACATGGACATATATATTGAGTCATTTGCAGACCATATCCTCCATCCTTCTCATCCATTGATCCTAATCCAATCCATTGCTTGTTCTGGCTTAAAGTTAATGCACAATTTTATTGTCTGTTTAAGTTACCATGCATACAGGCCATAATTTCCAGGAGTAGACTGACAAAACTTAGGTTGCCGCGTCTCAGTCGCATGTCTCCGGCACGAAGGCTAGCCTCCCGGCAGCGATGTCGAATGTGAACCGCGTGTCCACCTGTTGTGCGGCACCAATCACCGTCTGGTGGTGCCCTCGGCCCACCACAAGGAAGCACGCCGCCATGACGCGCACATCGAACAGCTGCTCCGCCGCGAAACGAAGCTCAGCACCATCCTCAAAGTGAAACGACATGCCAGGGAGCTGCACGCGCACCGACCGGTCCATGTGGTCAAAGCAGAGTGACCTGCCCGGCATACCCTTCACCCGGCCTGACCCCAGCTCCTTCATGTGCGCCACCAGCGCGTGCTCCACGGCGAGGTATGCCAGCTCCATGATCCTTGTAATGGTAACAGCCGGGTTGATGCTGCAGCCACCGCCCGCAGCGAAGACGTGTCGGTCAATGTGGAGACGCTTGTTCCCCAGGCTGATGCCGACGATGTTGAGGTGGTAACCAGGGACGCCGGCATGCACAAGGGTGGTCGTGTGGGCGTGTGGTGGCAGGCTCGGGACGTCGGCGCCGAACCGGAGGAAGCTGTCGGGGTTGTGCGTGGTAGGCTTGGGGAGGCAGTAGGAGAACCTCCCGCTGGAACGCCCACCAAGCAGTGTCAGAAACGAGAGCGGCGAGTGGCTCAGAGATAGCACCCCGCTGAGGGTGCCGTCGTTGTGGAACCCGGTGACCGAGTGCGCGCAGCCAAACATGATGCCGGGGACGGACTCCATGACTGTGCCCGACCTGCCGCTGCGCAGGTGGAAGGTGTCGCGTGAGAGGTACCCAGCAGCGAACGGGAAGCGGAAAGAGCAGCCTTTGTCCGTGTGCCGGTACGGCACGGTGCAGACTGGGCCATCGCCACGGACACCCTGGAATGTGGGTGATGCAGCCGGCGAGAAGAGGTGGCCGACCTGCGGAAGAGGTGGCTGGCATGGCTCGCACATCAACCATGACGTGCTGGCACCGGTGTCGAGCGCAAGGACCTTCCGCCTGGTGCCTTCCCCCGTGCCGATCGACACGAACACACCATAGATGAACCGGGCCGACGTCGAGATCGGCAGGTTCAGGTCCTCGGTGGCATGGGAAGAGCCATTGTTGGTATGCTCGTCAGGAGCCTGGTGAAGGGCGACAAGCTGGAAGCTCAGGCCGGTCACATTGCCCTGCTGCCCCAATGCCATGGCAAAGCTCAAGAAGAGCACTGGGAGAAGAATAGCTGCAAGTAACTTGAACATGGTGGCTTAGGAACTCAAGGATATACTGGTGATCTTTTGCTTCTAATTCTTTGATGGGCCTGGCACcatttatatacatgttgGGGAGTTCTTCTACATATGTTCATCTTGGATATCACTGGCATTAAATGACATGAAGCTGTTCTAAAGGATTTGGCTATCCTAGCAATGCACCGCTTTCTTTAATGAGATACAACCCCTTCAGTCGGTCCAAAAATTTAATACGTATATCCTTTGCATAGCAGGAAGGCAGGAACTAGTGATATCAATCTAAGGAAGACATGTATCATCCAACAAAACAATAACACATTTATGAAAGATAATTATTACCAGTTCTCCGTGTTTGGTTGTAACAGGTTTACAGTGTACAGCATGACTCTTATTTTGACAGAGATGCATATTGACAAGATAAAAATACATTATCAGGAAGGCATTAAGTAGTAGGAAGGCAGGATCTACTTTTGTCATTCAAACAAAACATGAAAGGAATTATTAAGGATCCTGCCAGTTTTCTCTGTAATCGTAAAAAACTTACACTGTACAACATGaccctttaaaaaaaatacatatgggTGAAGAACAAGATGGATTTCCAAGGCCACAGCAAAATCCTCAGGAGCGTGTACAGATTTCGATATTATCGAGCAATCTAACCTTTCCAAACCATGCAGCAACACAAATTACAACAGGGCGATCGATCATCTCCACAGGTGCCAAACTTTCTTGCTCCACAATCTGCATTAAAATCACAAGTTCATTCATTcaatattaaataaaaaatgttcCCTGTGAAATTGGGATATCCAATACGATGTTATTCGTTTTTAAAATACCTAAATGGGAAAAATTATCATATCAGCAGGATGTATTCTCggggaaaaaaaggaacattCATATGATCATGCTAAGTTTGGCTGTCTGATACTATAAACTATAGAAGTGTAGATTCAAAGGTTCTTCAGGAGACAGCCAGCATAAGTTTtacaacaaaaaggaaaagaaatagaTCATAATCAGATGTAACTCAAGCACTACATAAATGTTTAAGTACAAGACTGCTTGAAAAAAGCGAAGGAAAAATCCTCCAACATTACCTCAACATAGTCAACCCGCCCGCCAGCTTCAGTAAGGGTGTGCACTATTTGATTCTTTATTTGTTTGGCAGCATTGTTTCCATTCAAGGCAGCAGTTCTAGCATTTACCAGTGATCTACTGATGGATAACGCCTACAAAAGAAATAACCATAATCAAATACAGTTTACAAATCAGCATCAATATTATCAGAATGCTTAGTGTTGTCCTAGGGATTGTCCAAAACTACAATAGCAAGGCAGGGATAGATGCTAAGGCAATGTAACAAACTTCTCTGGCTTTTGTAAATGCACGCTTACAAAGGTCGTAACATTCTTTTTGTGAAAACAATTTGGGTTTCAGAAAACGGCAAACCTTCTCCCGTTCCTCATGTGATAGGTGCACATTGCGAGAGCTCATGGCAAGACCGTCGGCTTCTCGCACTATTTCTGACCCTATTATCTCTATGGCAAAATCAAGATCACGAACCTGAAAACAACATAAGGATATCTTAGTAACAGAAACAACTGTAAATACTCTGAGCTGATAGAAATAGCGCTTAAAAAGTCTAACTGGGGCATCAAAGCAGAAACAGACAAGGTATCCATCAGATCAGATTCAGAATGATTgttcaagagaaaaaaagaactctTCAAATAAACATCTTGTACATTACgcatttctaaaaaaactcaGGTTATCAAGCTATCCGACAGGGAAATTTAATTGAACAAAAACTATGTGCCGGATATGTAAATCAAGTTGACAGTTGGCTAGAACCACCGAACCACAAGAGTGCAAtgatagtactccctccgtcccataatatgaggcgCACACGCATCCCTAGAtcctcaatttgattaattaaatatgcatgttttttAGCAAAAAGTACACCATTACATTCGTTATTAAAAGAACTTTCtacttatatattttttaattatttaatttatatttagttagctaaattgaTGATCCagggatgcgtgcgtgcctcatattatgggacggagggagtaagataATAGACAACAATCCTGCACTGTGAATATTGAGATTGCACATTGACATTCATTTTGCAACGAACAGGAGAAATCACTCTCCTCTTCGACAACATGATAGAGGAACAAGGGCATctacaatgctgcaaaacagtGCAGGTCATAGAGGAATAAGGTTGTTCCATCAGGTAGCCTGGAACTTGAAGTTGCTGTCAGGCTAAGAGCTACTTGACCAAAGCAGAGCATCAAAACAAACTGCAAATGCAGAGCAAAGTCAAAATTCGTTACCATTCGGCAGATGAGACGCCACTGCTGATAATCCTTCTTCCCGAACACCGCGACATCGGGCTCGACGACGTTGAACAGCTTGGCCACCACAGTGGCCACACCACGGAAGAAGACTGGCCGGCTGGCCCCACACAGCCCCTTCTCGAGCCTCTCCACCCGGACCCAGGTCTCGTGCCCATCCccacccgccgccaccgcctccaaGCAGGAGACCGCGCCGCCAGAAGCGCCGCTTCCAGCGGAGCCGCGGACGTAGAGGTCCGGCGGGTTGAAGACGGCGTGGACGGCGCCGGTGGAGGCGAGCTTGCGGAGGTCCCCGGCGAGGTCGGAGGGGTAGGTGGCGAGGTCCTCGGTGGGCGCGAACTGGCTGGGGTTGACGTAGAtggagacgacgacggcgacggggccggccacggccgccgcggcggagacGAGCGAGAGGTGGCCGTCGTGGAGGAAGCCCATGGTGGGCACCAGCACCACCGTCTTACCCTCCGCCCGCCGGCTGCGCGACCACGCCCGCATCGCCGCCTTGTCCCGGATCACCTCCGGCTcgccccctgccgccgccttcgccatGGGGGCAGAGCAGATCAGTATGGAGTCAAATTGTTAAGAAGAGTCCAGAAAAGAAGTCAAATTTTGGGAAGAGTCTGGGATTGGAGGAGATGGGAAGATAAGATCGTAAGCGTCTGTGGGGAATCGAATCGGGAGAAGACCGATGAGAGGGAAAGAAGAGTTTTTTTATTCAAAACCAGTGGGAAGCAGCAGAAGACAGCGAGTGTTACATGCAGTAGCCACCACCAACCTGTGACAATTCAGATTGTATAATAAGCAACAATTTTACCGTGCAGGTACTACGACAATGAGAATCTGCATCAATGCATACGATTTCTAGTAGACAATAaactaaattgttgtttctAAACAACAGTTTACCGTGGAGTAACTGAAGATGAACTCGTCTGCAATTTGATATACTGGTAAAATGTCAACACAACATGAGAAAATCCACGGTCGAAACTGAAGATGAACTCATCTGCATTAGCAGTGGTTCAATCTTTGAAGGAAGAGGCAGGCTGATCAGAAATTTTGAGataaattgagcaaactagCAGATTAACTAAGACTAGCAGTGGTACCTCTTTGGTCTTCAGGGAGGTTAATATAAGCTGCTGACTGACCGAGCTCAGCCAACCGTCAGAGAAACCCTTGGTACGCTTACTCATCGAAGGATCTGACTGTGTACACCCCTAAACAAAACAATTCATCAAAGGGATCAATCAATTGCAAGTTCCTTCTTGGCAACCTTTGTGTTAGTTGTGTTATGCATCTTGTTTCCCAAATATCCCGCCTCATAAAAAATGCAGACGCCATTACGCCCCTGTACCTGGAGCGCTTTCAGAAATGTCCATTCCTCTAGTGCTAGCAGCCTAGCAGAGCACTCCTCCTATGCCTGCAAAAAGCATAGCAGTATATGACACAAGTGTCAAGTTATATGAAGAAAGCATGCCATTGCATTTCTATTTGAATTCGTTGTTGTTTCTAGTGTGCTTCATTTGAAGTCTGAATCACAGATCATCTACTTGTACAGTTGTACTGTGCTCCATACATTCCTCATTGATCAGTGGGAGCCATTTGCAGATCAGTATATCTTTCTTCTCATCCATTATTCAGAATCCAAATATTCAAAAGATTGTTAGGCTGGCTAAAGTCCAAATGCACCTTTTTATTGTTTGTCTAATACTACCAGAGTAGAAGGGTAAAGCTTAGGCAGTTAGGCTGGCGCGTCTCGGCTTGCTAGCCGCACAGCTCCGACGCAAAGGACAGCCTCCCGGCGGCGACGTCAAACGTGAACCGAGTGTTCACCTGCTGCGGGGCGCCGATCACCGTCCGGCGGTACCCCTTGCCCACCATCATGAACCATGCCACCATGCCGTGCACCTCGAACAGCTGCTCCGGCGTGAACCACAGCTCGGCGCCGTCCTTGAAGTGGAACGCCATGCTGGGGAGCCGCGCCTGCACCGACTTGTACATCCGGTCGAAGAAgagggcgccgccacccgGCGGCCCCTTCTTCACACGATCCGACCCCAGCTCCTTCATGTATGCCACTAGCGCTCTCTCCACGACGAGGTACGCCGGCTCCATGATCGCGGTGATGGTCGCTGCTGGGTTGATGCTgcagccgccgcggcccgcggCGAAGACACGCGGGTCGATGCGGAGGCGCTTTTCTGCCAGGGTGATGCCAACGAGGCTAAGGTAGTAGTCTGGGGCTGATCCGGAGCGCACGGTGAGGGCGGTCATGTGGGagtgcggcagcggcggcaggacGTCGGCGCCGAGCCGGAGGAAGCCATGGGGGTTGCCCTGGGTGGGCTTGGGGAGGCAGTAGGAGAACCTCCCGCCGGCACGTGCGCTGAGCTGCGTCAGCAGCGAGAGCCGCAGATGGCTTAGGGAGAGCACCCCGCCGAGGGTACCGTCGTTGTGGAACCCGGCGACGGAGTGCGCACAGCCAAACATGAtgccggggacggactcgatGGGTGCGCCGCCCGACAACCCGCCGTTGCGCAGGTGGAAGGTGTCGCGAGAGAGGTACCCGCTGGCGAACGGGAAGCGGAAGGAGCAGCCATTTGCCGTGGGGCGATACGGCGCCGTGCAGACAGGGTCATTGCTGTGGACACCATGGAACGTGGGCGACGCGGCCGGCGAGAAGAGGTGGCCGGCCTGTGGCAGCGACGGCTGGCATGGCTCGCACATCACCCACGACATGCTGGTGCTGGTGTCGAGCCCGAGGACCTGTAGCTTGAAGCCTTGCCCCGTGCCGATCGACACGAACACGCCGTAGACAAACCGGGCGGACGTCAAGATCGGCAGGCGCATGTCGTCGGTGGCAAAGGAAGATAAATTGTTGGCATGCTCGTCA
This is a stretch of genomic DNA from Brachypodium distachyon strain Bd21 chromosome 1, Brachypodium_distachyon_v3.0, whole genome shotgun sequence. It encodes these proteins:
- the LOC100823025 gene encoding pantoate--beta-alanine ligase: MAKAAAGGEPEVIRDKAAMRAWSRSRRAEGKTVVLVPTMGFLHDGHLSLVSAAAAVAGPVAVVVSIYVNPSQFAPTEDLATYPSDLAGDLRKLASTGAVHAVFNPPDLYVRGSAGSGASGGAVSCLEAVAAGGDGHETWVRVERLEKGLCGASRPVFFRGVATVVAKLFNVVEPDVAVFGKKDYQQWRLICRMVRDLDFAIEIIGSEIVREADGLAMSSRNVHLSHEEREKALSISRSLVNARTAALNGNNAAKQIKNQIVHTLTEAGGRVDYVEIVEQESLAPVEMIDRPVVICVAAWFGKVRLLDNIEICTRS
- the LOC100827109 gene encoding aspartyl protease 25-like; the encoded protein is MPRTLNFWANRNYCSSQKKGIHYQDCQILQNNIMSINDSHIQKEYLYKNTQYICRCQAHERIRSKGITSMCLSSEATMFKLFAVLLPVLFLSFAMAWAQPGNVTGLSFQIVALSRAPDEHANNLSSFATDDMRLPILTSARFVYGVFVSIGTGQGFKLQVLGLDTSTSMSWVMCEPCQPSLPQAGHLFSPAASPTFHGVHSNDPVCTAPYRPTANGCSFRFPFASGYLSRDTFHLRNGGLSGGAPIESVPGIMFGCAHSVAGFHNDGTLGGVLSLSHLRLSLLTQLSARAGGRFSYCLPKPTQGNPHGFLRLGADVLPPLPHSHMTALTVRSGSAPDYYLSLVGITLAEKRLRIDPRVFAAGRGGCSINPAATITAIMEPAYLVVERALVAYMKELGSDRVKKGPPGGGALFFDRMYKSVQARLPSMAFHFKDGAELWFTPEQLFEVHGMVAWFMMVGKGYRRTVIGAPQQVNTRFTFDVAAGRLSFASELCG
- the LOC100838057 gene encoding aspartyl protease family protein 2 produces the protein MFKLLAAILLPVLFLSFAMALGQQGNVTGLSFQLVALHQAPDEHTNNGSSHATEDLNLPISTSARFIYGVFVSIGTGEGTRRKVLALDTGASTSWLMCEPCQPPLPQVGHLFSPAASPTFQGVRGDGPVCTVPYRHTDKGCSFRFPFAAGYLSRDTFHLRSGRSGTVMESVPGIMFGCAHSVTGFHNDGTLSGVLSLSHSPLSFLTLLGGRSSGRFSYCLPKPTTHNPDSFLRFGADVPSLPPHAHTTTLVHAGVPGYHLNIVGISLGNKRLHIDRHVFAAGGGCSINPAVTITRIMELAYLAVEHALVAHMKELGSGRVKGMPGRSLCFDHMDRSVRVQLPGMSFHFEDGAELRFAAEQLFDVRVMAACFLVVGRGHHQTVIGAAQQVDTRFTFDIAAGRLAFVPETCD